In Pieris rapae chromosome 24, ilPieRapa1.1, whole genome shotgun sequence, a single window of DNA contains:
- the LOC123690392 gene encoding zinc finger BED domain-containing protein 4-like, protein MSSTGKTPRNSWRKYLVIKKDNATAKCKYCPKELKTCSNTTNLKQHIERKHSDILQADEDLLSEINNRFQNLEKSRTLTISTFLDPRYKLYFRNATVAENTKHHVVGLVTSMIQQTETNQPTTTGSEAPQDVQEKKSNNDSVLPQDMDPLTWWRANQGVYPNLAKLAKLKLNAMATSVPCERLFSVAGNILTERRSQFGSRKAQQLIFLQQNKNH, encoded by the exons ATGTCTTCCACTGGTAAAACACCTAGAAACTCCTGgcgaaaatatttagtaataaagaaGGATAATGCCACAGcaaaatgtaaatactgtCCAAAAGAGTTAAAAACATGTAGTAATACTACAAACTTGAAACAGCACATTGAAAGGAAACATTCTGATATCTTACAAGCTGACGAG GATTTACTCTCCGAAATTAATAATCGATTTCAAAATTTAGAAAAGAGCCGTACCTTAACTATCTCTACATTTTTAGATCcaagatataaattatatttccgaAATGCAACCGTAGCAGAAAATACTAAACATCACGTTGTGGGTTTAGTAACATCTATGATCCAACAAACAGAAACTAATCAACCTACAACTACAGGCTCTGAAGCACCACAAGATGtccaagaaaaaaaatcaaata atgacAGTGTGTTACCACAAGACATGGACCCTTTGACATGGTGGCGAGCTAACCAAGGTGTTTACCCTAACTTAGCCAAACTggccaaattaaaattaaacgcaaTGGCCACCAGCGTTCCATGTGAACGGTTATTTTCCGTTGCCGGAAATATATTGACAGAAAGAAGATCGCAGTTTGGTAGTCGAAAAGCCCAGCAATTAATATTCCTGcagcaaaataaaaaccacTAA